Genomic segment of Molothrus aeneus isolate 106 chromosome 3, BPBGC_Maene_1.0, whole genome shotgun sequence:
CTGTGGTGAAGGAGGGCAATGGGCAGAATTCTTCCCAGCTCATTGCTTtgtctattttaaaagcaatcagACCAGGGTAACTTAATTAGATATAATTAAAATCAGTATCACAGAGTTTCTCAAGAACTGACTAATGAATTTGTGGTAGGTTTCATCTTCACATTTTGGAAGAAATCTTTTAGTAACATAATATGAATAGagaacacagagcagcaaaccaaaaataaaaatgcctcCTCCCAAAGGAAAGGCAACAAACaatgcagtggcagcagtgcagccccagAGTGCCAACACAGTTAATTCCTCAAACCTGACCTAGAGCTTATGAACCACTTCAGAGCATACATTCTGTCACCAGAACACAATGGAAAACATTGGAGTTTTTTATTTAGGCTATTAAACAGAGGGCAGCTGCAACAGTGATTTTGTTCAAGTAATCACTGCATTCTTAGgattcaatttaatttattttatgcaaAATCCAGCAAACAGCAGTGTCTTTAAACCAGGAACCATACTCTTAATATATGACTGTTAACTCAAGCAGGAAAAGCTGTGTATTGTTGCTAGCACTCACCCCACCTAACTTATCCCCTTGCCATTTCTACAGGGACCATTTGGAATTCTCTCTCCATTCCCACCATCTGGCCTGAAACTTACTTGATTCCAGGAGGCGCTCCAGCTCTTCAGGGGGAACAAATTTCTCCCATTCATGTGTTCCTTCTGGTACAATCCCCATTATTTTTTCTGCAACCACAATTCCCAGGACGTAGGACAATTGTGTTTTATTGATTGTCGTAATGAATAAAGAACCTTCAGgctaattaaaatattaaaatgttcaattagaagaattttttgtggttttaattgTAAATTTAATCACATTAAGACAAATAATTTGTCTATGTCAAAGTCTACACAATGCAAGACTAAGAAGTAATTTCATCCCAGGACAGATATTTATAACATATTATTACAAgaaagaatataattttctaaCAGTATGTCTCAGGAATCTTCAAAGAATCAACATAATCAGGTCTTGGGTGGCCTAAAAACTATTCCCTAACCCAAAGAACACCTAGAAAAGTCACTTATAATATTTTCTGCCCAGGAAATGGATAAATAAAAGGTATTAAAGCATATACAATAtctattgttaaaaaaaaaacaaacaaaaaaacgaaaaaccaaaaatccaatgaagcaaaaaaccaaaataaaaccacaaagcaCTTTTTAATTGAAACCAAAGTAAAATGTGAAACACTTCCTTAATTTCTGAGACTGGTGAATGCCATGCCATGCTTGTTTTAATAATTACATGGGCAGAGAAACAAAGCCAGAAACAAATTCTAAGTCCTTAAAGGACTGTTTGTTAGAAATAAGGGATAATTTCTTTGTCCCTAGCATAGCAGGCTAAAAGTTAGTAGTGCATTCAattgaaataattaatatttcttctgatGACCAGAAAGATAAAGAGATCAAAGAAAAGCTCCCACTTGTGTGCTGAGCTTACCATCCTTCTTTTGCAAATGACCTAGCATCAAGATGAATAACCCCCTGACTATCTCCAAAGCTTAACTAGGAACCTTTAAAAGTAATCCAGGATCTCATCTGATGTGATGCTAGTGCTGGAATAAAATCCTGTGTCAGAAACATCATCACAGAGCTCCCATGCAGTCTGAGCCACGGCTGTCCATCAACAGTGGCACTGCCACATTTCTCTCACCTGTGTGAAATCAGATGCACCCAGATTCCTTAAGGTCGCGATGCAATGCAAACCTGCAATGCTTAGGTAATGCCTTAACACTTTTCTGAGGCTGAGTTGGAGAAATAAATTTCCCCTAACTGTGGTTACTGAATTTGGGAAGATGCATTTGCATCATGGAGAAGAATGGAAGGCACTTCTAGAACATGCTTCTGACTTAGTGGAGAAATGTGTGCAGATGTGTTTTCACgctctttttaaaaagtcacaatAATAAATGAGAATAAATATTCCCAATAATGAAAGCAAAAACTCTCTTACCTTTAACACCTGAGAGCAACACTTGATAAACATTTCAAGGTCAGCCACATGCTCCACTACTTCAGAAGCTACTATTACATCAAAGGTTTCCATAGACTCTTCCACAATCTCCTCCAGTGAACTGGACTTGTACTGTATTCTCTCGGCCAGGACTGGATCAAATGACTTGTGCCGATCTGCTGTTCTAATGTTGTCCTCCACAGGATCAATTCCAGTAACTGAAGCTCCCAGTCTACCtaaaggctaaaaaaaaaaagtgtaatttaTTCTATGCATGAAAACAATTTACTTAAAGGTTTCTGAAACTTTTGCAATGTACATACAAGATGCATCAACACAAGACAAAAACAGTAAATTATGAGCTCTGATCCGGCagttttattttgaatgttTATTAAAGCAAAAACACCTTTAGATTTGGGAAAGGTGGTGTTAATTTTCTTAGAAAATTATATAGTGGACTATATACACATCTAAATTGTCTTTTAGAATAATTTGTTCTCAATTCATTTTGTTACAGCAAATAAAGATTTCTTCCACTACTACTCTCTGatacaggaaaaacaaagaggGAAAATCAACACAGTAATTAAAGGGGAGAAAACAATGCCCTATTTAATTACTGTCATTACTTTCTTCAACATCCACCTGTAATGGTAAATCCTCATATCTTTTTAATGGTTACTTAATATGTGATTATCTCTGGGACTTTCTCACTGCTGAGAACTAAACACTGATGTTTACTAGGATAGCATCAGCCTTGGCTGTCACTCAGGTTTCTCCAGTGTCTTCTTACTCCAAGGTTAGCACCTTAGTCATCACCTCTTCTGAAACTGACACAGGCTGTAGAACATGACCACATGTATGATATTCCAACCTGAAATTCACCAGTTGTTCAGCCTGAGAAGGTGATGCAGCACACCAGTTTTGCCAGCATTGTTGGAGGGACCCCTCTCACGAGACTACAAGATTTTGCtcaaaagaggagaaaaaacaaagaaagaaaacatgggAGAGATTCAGGTCCCTTTGTAACACCTCACTTCAGATGCTGAGGAAGTTCCCATAGTAAGTCAGCCAGATCTGTAACCCTAAATTCACAAACCATCCCTAGTCTATTGAGCCTGTGTGGACAGTGTTCCACCACAAACAGTAACTTCTCAGTCCCAGACTTCTCTGGAAGCCACTGTCACATCAGCCCCTTTACCACAGCAATCTCTACTGACACAGGAGAGGTATGATTTGGGTGCTTGATGTTATTCCAGGCATTTCCCATGAGATCAAATCAAAGGTGAGAATCCCCACCCCCATGTAAAACACTGAAGATAAGCAGTTCAAATAAATGAATGTGTAAGAACAAGGTTTTAACAAAAATCGCTTCTTTGGTAATGAGGATGTCATGATTCCAAGTATTCCTGCCTAGACttataaagtaaaaaaagaaaaataaaagaagaagtATTCAAGGACTTTTTCATCattcttcccctctcctttaCTTTACAGTGCTTGAAATCTTATTGTCCTGATTCAGAATCTCAGAATTTTAGAATTTCTCATTACCAACTCCTTCATTCTCTGTAAACCACCACCACTATGCTAACGAAATACTCTatggttttttttgtatgaatGCACTGCACTCTACTCAGTAACTAACATatcatagaagaaaaaaagtcctcCTTGGAGGATTAGAAATTAAGCAGTGTAATTAGTACAACAATTCAAATACCTTGCACGCCttttaagaagaaaacacagagctCACTGTTTCTTACCTCACTTAGCAGTCCTCCTCCACAGCCCACGTCAAGAATCTTGATTCCAGAAAGTGGATTTCCCAGATTATAATTACTACTCATGCTCAACAGAGTATCTCTGAAAGAAAAGGGATGTGATTAAGGTCAAACCCACAAGGTGCTTCAGTAGATGCTGTGGTTATCTTAAGTACTGGTAATTAGctttttttacagtattttctgaGGTCATACAGAAATAgtacatataaaaaaaaaaaatctgtcttcaaAACCATACCTAATAAATGGCACTCTAATATCATTCATAGAATGAAGGGCTGCATATTCTCCTTCTTCATCCCACCACTTATGTGCAAGGAGCtggaattttttaatttcctttgaatCCACTGATGAGTGTGAAGTGCTGAAAGGTCTCTTCACAGTGAACCTAAATAATGAAAGCTGAACATCATTAAACCAATACTAGTATTTTGTGTCAGCTGAAATATGGGAAAAACAAATACTGCatcagaaaatgcaaaaagtTAAGACTCATGTTTCTTTAGACATTCGAGTTCCACTTGTTTGGTAGCATACAGATATCATACATGTATGGGTAATATATCTTCCCAAACAGATGGCTGCATGCTTGTAATTTTTAAGCTGGCAATTAGTAAAACAAGAAGAGGCCACACCAAACATTCAAACGTGTGAGATATAAAAACAACTCCATGTGACACTGTCACAAAGTCACGAAGTCAAATTAAATTGTTACAGAAAAGGGTAGACCTCACCACACAGGGTAATTTTAGCTACAATACTTACAtgttgcttttcatttcagtcaGAGAGACAGGCAAGGTAATACCAAATTTCAGCTGTCTTTTCCTGTTGGAGTCCTGAAGGATATCTCTCAGACCTGTCTGAAAAGACAGATCAGCATGGTCATCTGCATAAATAAAAGACATCCAAATGGAAAGCATCAGCTTTACAAGAAGTCAGAGACAAAACACCTAGTTGTAAGAGTGCTGCTCTAGCAGAATACTAACCAGGCAAATCTTTGCACATTTGCTCACTATTGTACTTACGGAGTTGGGGATTAAATAAAAGAATGTATGCTAGTTCACCACCGCCATACTCCTCAAATTATGTACAGGAATTTGAACATAATTTCCACATTCAGAGACTGAATGGAAAAGAGCTTTTTATGCAACTGAAATGTTTCAGTTAGTGTGAACTTCCCCAAAATGTTTACCCCGACCGTGAgttgtgcacacacacacactcagcagtgctgggtttatTATGCATTGGAAAGAGACGTACACAGCCGCACACTCATTTTGCATTGTACGGTAAGGAAACCTAAGCAAACGACGGCGCACAGACAGGCCAGGGACAATATCCTGCAATTGCTGTCCGCTCCTGCTTAGCCCCCGCTGGCACTGCGAACACTCGCTCacatccagctgctgcctggtcACCAACAGCCCCCGAATCACAGCAATGCCTCACTGTACCCACAGTAAACCACCCCCTGAAGACGATTTTAGGCCGCAGTGAGCGATGGAGCGATCTAGACACCTCCGGACTGCAAAGGAGGCGGCAAGGGAACAACACCTTCCCGTCCGGCCGGCGCCGGGCTGGGAGTGCCGTGGGACGCGGCCGGCAGCTGCCAGACACCCGCCCGGGGCCGCTGCCGGCCGGAGGCTTGCGGGGCCCGGCTGTGAGGGAGCCGGCGAAGCGAAGCCCCGTAACGCCGCCCCTGCCGCCGGCCGCGCCGGGGCCCTCCCTCCGTCCCTCCCGCTCTGCCGCGCCCGCCCAGCGCCCGCTCACCGCCCGCAGTCCCcggcagcgcggccgccgcccgccggcGCCGCAGGGCGCGGGTGAGCGCCcgggccgccccgccgccccacatggccgccgccgccgccgccgcgctctCGCCCCGCCCCGGTCCGCGGCCGGCGGTGCCGGCTGCCTCGCCGGGCGGGCGCCGGGAAGGTTCCGCCCGGTG
This window contains:
- the COQ3 gene encoding ubiquinone biosynthesis O-methyltransferase, mitochondrial isoform X2, encoding MKSNMFTVKRPFSTSHSSVDSKEIKKFQLLAHKWWDEEGEYAALHSMNDIRVPFIRDTLLSMSSNYNLGNPLSGIKILDVGCGGGLLSEPLGRLGASVTGIDPVEDNIRTADRHKSFDPVLAERIQYKSSSLEEIVEESMETFDVIVASEVVEHVADLEMFIKCCSQVLKPEGSLFITTINKTQLSYVLGIVVAEKIMGIVPEGTHEWEKFVPPEELERLLESNGFSVRSVKGMLYNPLSGSWSWVQSRSLNYALHAVRAGAPPQPHATDTLPETDVQQRSATAGTAGTVPDSAV
- the COQ3 gene encoding ubiquinone biosynthesis O-methyltransferase, mitochondrial isoform X1, yielding MWGGGAARALTRALRRRRAAAALPGTAGDDHADLSFQTGLRDILQDSNRKRQLKFGITLPVSLTEMKSNMFTVKRPFSTSHSSVDSKEIKKFQLLAHKWWDEEGEYAALHSMNDIRVPFIRDTLLSMSSNYNLGNPLSGIKILDVGCGGGLLSEPLGRLGASVTGIDPVEDNIRTADRHKSFDPVLAERIQYKSSSLEEIVEESMETFDVIVASEVVEHVADLEMFIKCCSQVLKPEGSLFITTINKTQLSYVLGIVVAEKIMGIVPEGTHEWEKFVPPEELERLLESNGFSVRSVKGMLYNPLSGSWSWVQSRSLNYALHAVRAGAPPQPHATDTLPETDVQQRSATAGTAGTVPDSAV